DNA from Tissierellales bacterium:
TAATAAGTTCCAGAACCAAGTGGGTTCTCTAATGATTTTTTCTTTTTAGCTTCTTTACGTAATTGATTTCTTCTAGAATTTAGCTTCTTGATTTCACTTTTTTTACTGCTTATACCAGTTTCCAACTCCTCTATTTCATCTTCTATAGAAGTTATAGATTCCTCAATCTCCCAATTATAGCTATAAAGCATCTTTCTAACTCTATTTACTTCATTTACATGTTCCCAATATCTTGTGCCCTGCCAATCTTCTACTTCACATAAATTATTTTTAAAATCCTCTATATGATTTTCTAGTTTATTATATTCTATTTTTAATTCACTTAAAGCCTCTCTTAACTTTCTTATCTTCCTCTCATTCATTCTAATTCCCGTTTCACAGCTTTCTATTCTTAAATTTATATTGCCTAATTCCGATTGATAATCTGGATATCCATAAACCATTTCCACCCCTCCTTGCATATTCTTT
Protein-coding regions in this window:
- a CDS encoding DUF5082 family protein translates to MVYGYPDYQSELGNINLRIESCETGIRMNERKIRKLREALSELKIEYNKLENHIEDFKNNLCEVEDWQGTRYWEHVNEVNRVRKMLYSYNWEIEESITSIEDEIEELETGISSKKSEIKKLNSRRNQLRKEAKKKKSLENPLGSGTY